The Desulfovibrio sp. TomC genomic sequence GATCGGTTGCCGGATATGCAGTGCCCGGGCAAAGGACCTCTCGGGCACTGCGGCGATGGTTGGGCTTGCTTTTTTTGGTAAAACACCCAAAAGTGCCCGGTGTCGTTTCAAGGATAACTTCATCAAAGTATAATCGGCGGGTGGCATGGATAAGCGGCTTCGGGTCCTGGTGGTCGATGACTCCAAAGTGATGCGGGGGATCATTCGCAAGATGCTCGGTTCCGACGCAACCGATGTCCTGGAGGCGTGCGACGGCAGGCAGGCTCTGGAACTGCTGGCTGCAGAGCCGGTGGACTGCATTATCTCCGATTGGAACATGCCGCGTATGAAAGGCATCGATCTCCTGCGTCGGGTACGCGGCGACGGTGCATTGGCCGACATGCCCTTTGTCATGGTCACGGCCGAGGCCATGGCCGCCAATCTGGCCGAGGCCGATGCCGCCAAGGTCAGCTCCTATCTGACCAAGCCCTTTACCACCGACGATCTCTGGAATACCCTGCGCCGCGTCCTGCCCGATCGCCTGCCCGATTAGGCCGCCCCGACAAGGCGGCGCTTCGGCATTTGCGGGCGGGTCCTGGCCCACGAACGCTTTTGGGGGACAGACGTCTGTTGTACACGCGTGAAGCGTCCTCCTTCCCGCCGGAACCCAATTCTTCCAAGGTTTTCCCATGTCGTACCGCCCCACGCCCAAGGCCCTTGTGCGCCTGCCCCAATGGTTTTTCTTCGTCGCCACCCTGGCTGTCGGGGTGCAATTTGTCCGGTTTTGCCTGGCTGTCGCGGCCGGCAGCGCCGATGCGGCGTCCCGGCCGGCCGGGGTGGAGGGCTTTTTGCCCATAAGCGCCCTGCTGGGGTTGCGCCGCCTGCTCGCCGCCGGCTCTTTTGATCCCGTGCATCCGGCCGGCCTGTGGATTCTGCTGGCTGCCATCGTCATGGCCGTGCTCTTTCGCAAGGCCTTTTGCGGCCATATCTGCCCGGTTGGGTTCCTGGCCGTGCGCCTGGGCCGCCTGGGACAACGCCTGAAACTGGCCCGCAGCGTTGGTCCGCGCCAAAACGCGCTTTTGGGCCTGCCCAAATACCTGCTCCTGGCCTTTTTTCTGTTCACCACGTTTTTTGGCATGGACCTCGCCGGCGTCGATGCCTTCCTGCGCTCCTCCTACAACATCACAGCCGACGCCCGACTGCTGCTCTTTTTTGCCAGCCCAAGCGCCAAGGCCCTGCTGATCCTGGCCGGCCTGGCCGGACTCGGCCTGGTCTTTCGCGGTTCCTTTTGCCGCTGGCTGTGCCCCTACGGCGCACTGCTCGGCCTTCTGGCCAAGGTCGGCCCCACAGCCCTTGCCCGGGACGCTGCTGCCTGTACCGGCTGCGGCCGCTGCCGCACGGTCTGCCCCATGGACATCCCCATCGACGCCAGCCCCCGGCCCATGACCTGCACCGCCTGTGCCTCCTGCGTCGTCGCCTGCCCGCGCCGGGAAAGCGCCGTCCGTTTCGTCTTCGCCGGCCTCCCCGTCCCCTGGTGGACCACGGCCGCCGGCGCATGCGGCGTCTTTGCCCTGGCCTACGCCGTTGCCCACGCCCTGGGCCTGTGGAACGCCACCCTGCCCCAGGCCATGCTGGCCCGGCTCTACGCCATGGCCCTGGGCGGCTAGTTCTTCCCAATCCCAGCTGTTCCCTCTTGCGCCCTATACTCTTCAAGGATATACAGACAAGTATATTCTGTTCAAATTAATCCAAGAGAGAGGGGGCGCAATGGGCAAGCTCATCAAGGAACAAGAGGAAGGCGGACGTCTGCATATCGAATCGCCGCTCATGGGTGAATCCCTGGTCAGCCGGGCGCTTTTGGCCAGTCAGGGCCAGCGGGAAGTGTTCCGGATGCACCCTGACGTCAATGTGCTCAAAATCGGCGGCCAGTCCATCATGGACCGGGGAGCCAAGGCGTTGCTCCCCATCCTCGACGAACTGCTCAAGGCCAAGGAACAGCACAAGATCATCCTCATGACCGGCGGCGGCACCCGGGCCCGGCATATCTACAACATCGGCCTGGAACTCGGCATGCCGACCGGCGTGTTGTCCAAGCTCGGCGACAAGGTGGCCTCGCAAAACGCCGAGATCCTCTCGGTCCTTTTGGCCAAACACGGCGGCGTGCGCATCGGCCACGGCGACCACCTCGAACAGCTCACCATGTTCTGCCAGCTCGGCTATCTGCCCATCACCCCGGGCATCCCGCCCTACGGCTTCTTCGAGCACCCGGCCGAGGAAGGCATGATTCCGCCGCATCGCACCGACTCCGGCGCGTTCCTCTTAGCTGAAAACATCGGAGCCAAGTCGCTCATTTACCTCAAGGACGAAAAGGGCCTGTACAGCGACGATCCCAAGAAGGCCAAGGACCACGAAAAGCTCGAATTTTACGGCCGCATCTCGGTATCCGAACTGGCGGCCCTCAACCTCGACGATCTCATTGTGGAACGGCCCGTGCTGCGTTTCCTCAAGCACAGCAAGTGCATCAAACAGTTCCAGGTCATCGACGCCCTGCGCCACCCCGAGCATATCCTGGCGGCGCTCAACGGCGAGCACGTCGGCACGATTGTGTACAAGGACGAGTAGCGCGAGGCGCGGTGAAGACAGAGGATGCCTCCGGCGGCGGGGGGGATAATCCCCCCCGGACCCCCTTGGCGGGAGAAGGAGTTGGAAGGGGTTTGGGGCGTTGGCTGGCTGGTTGGCGAAGATGGGGGCGGAATTTACGGGCGGCAGGCTGCCGCCAAAGCCCGGCAACCCGCCGCCCGCAAATTCCGCCCCCAACCTGCCCTCGGCCCGGGGACGGGCCGAACAGGTTCGAGGAAGAGCGACAGGACAGGGGAGACCGGGCGGGTGGAAGACGGGCCGCCGGTATGGGCGCTTGAGCCACCGGCCAGCCGCGTATCGTCCAATATTTCTCGGTCCCACCATGTTGTGGCGGCGTTTTGTCCGGCCAAGCAAAGCTTGGCCGGACAAAACGCCGCCACAGAAGGGAGGGTCCGGGAGGGGGGTACCCCCTCCCGGCCGCCGGAGGCATCTTCTCTTTCTTCTCTTTCTTCTCTTTTCCTAGGCTTCTTTCCCACCGCCGACGCCGGCCGGGTCGGTGGGCAGATACACCAGCTCTGCGCCGACGGACACAGCGATGGCTTCCAGTTCGCGCTTGCGGATGTGTTCGACAAAAAACTTGATGTCGCCCGTGGCAGCCACCACGCGGAAACGAGGCTTCTTTTCACCCTGTTCGATCTTGCGGCGCTCACGCGCAAAAATCTTGGCCATGATTTCCTCCGATGGGGCCGGTGCCCTGTTTGGTGTTGAGTTTAACATATGTGTTTGTAGTATCTATGTCAAGGAGTGGAGGCGATGTCCGAGAAAATTGGCGGCGGCAAACAGGAACGCTACATGCAGCCGTCGATTCTGATGGCGCTGCTGGACGGGCAGTCTCATGGCTATGAGCTGCTGCAACATATCGGCGAGTATGGATTTTTAAAGGGCGATGCGCCGCCGGGCATGATCTACCGGCATTTGCGCCAGATGGAGGACGAGGGGCTGGTGGCTTCGGAGTGGGACGCCACGGGCTCGGGACCGGCCAAGCGGGTGTACGCCGTCACGGACGCCGGCCGCGAGGTGCTGGACGCCTGGGTCGGCTACATGGAGCGCCAAGCCAGAGGGCTGCTTGCCTTTGTGGAGCGGTATCGGCAGCGCGCCTGATACTGGGTTTCCCGCCGAGGGGTCCGGGGGGCTACCCTCCCCCCGGCGGGGCGTGGGGCAGCGCCCCACATTCTTGCCTTGTCTACACCACCACCTACGCCGCCTTGTCGCCGCGTTTGCCAAGGGCCGCCACCCAGCGGCCGTCGCCGTCGGCGCGCACCTGCAGGACGGCCTGCCCGGCCAAAAGCGAGGGCCGCAGCCAGCCGCCGGTGGCAATAGCGTCGCCCGGGAGCGGGACTAGCGGATCGCGGTCCACCGAGGTCACCTGGATGCCGCGCTGGAGCAGGTCGCCCACGGTCACGGTGGCCGGCAGCGAGCGCATGTCGCCCAGTTCGATAAACCGGCCGCACCAGCCGTGGCGGGTCAGGCCCACTGCCGCCGCCGCGCCGATCAGGCCGTCGTTGGTGCCGCCGACCCCGGCCAGCAGGATGCCGGACGCGGCCGTCATGGCCTGGCTCTGGCTGACTTTGCCGCCGTTGCAGGCCAGGGCGAAGGCGACCAGTTCGTCGCGCACGTCCCGGCGCTCGGCCAGGCAGACGCCGGGGTCGCTGCCTTCTGGCGCAAATTTGGTAAGATAGGCGGCGGCGCTGTCGAACAGAAAGCGGCCAAGGGCCGGATCATCGGTCTCGATGACGGCACAGGCCGAGCTGTTGTTGCTGGTATAGGGAATTTCCGGCCGCTTGGGCAGCTGGTGGCGCAGCACGGCGTGCAGGCGATAGGTTTCGGGCAGGGTGGCGCAGAAATCGCGGATGGTGCGGCCGGTGCCTTTGGGCGAGGTCTTGGTGTCGGTGTCGTCAAAGCCGAGATAAAACAGGAACGTCTTGTCGTGTTGGGTCATGGCCCCTCCTTTGACGAGCCGCACGCTCTCGTCGGGTGGAGTCGCCTTCTATCATGGGGGCGCCGCAGGCGGCAATTTCAACTATTAATAATAGCTTATATTATTCATGACACAAGTTACTTCCGAGGATTTGCCCCGGCGCTGGACAGCGTTTCCTTGCCAGTGATGTGGTTCATGGAAAAGCCGCCCTGGTAGATGACGCCGGTCACCGTATCCATGACGTATTCCTGTTCGCCGTTGGCGATGTACTGGTAGCGGCCGACGCTTCGGCCTTCGCCGTAGAGGTACAGGGCGCAGGCCACAGCGGCCAGTAGAGCCAATTTGAAGGCAATGTCGACGAAATCCTTGAAGGCTTGGGGCATGGCGGATTCTCCTGATCAGGCCGCCGGGGCGTCGTCGTCGTCCCGGGCCAGGCCGTATTTGCGGATGCGGTAGCCGATCTGGCGCAAGGTCAGCCCCAACTCCCGGGCCGCCCGGGACTGGACCCAGCCATGGCGCTCCAGAGCACTCAACACCTGCTGGCGTTCCATGTCGCGCAGTTCGGCGGCATCTTCCGGTAAGACCGGCGGTCGTTCGCCCTCGGTCAGCACCTCGGGCGGAATATCGGCGATATCGATGCGGTCCTCGGGCGCGGTCATGGCCAGCCGGGTCGTCATCAGCTCCATTTCGCGGATGTTGCCCGGCCAATCGTAGGTTTCAAGCGCCCGCAGGGCCTTGGAGGTCAAGGTCATGCGGCGGCCGCTGCGGGCCGCCTCCAGGGCCAGCAGATGGTCAAGCAAGGCGGGAATGTCCTCGCGCCGTTCCCGCAGGCTCGGCAAGCGGATGATCTGGGGCGGGGTGGCTGCGGCCAATTCCGGGGAAAGCCCGCCCGCCGGAATTTGAAAGGCCAGCCGCGTCGTTGCCCGGCGCAGTCTGCCGCCGCCCAGCCGGGAAAACGTCCCGGTGGACAGGTAGCCGGCTAGCCGTTTGGCGGTCTCGGGATGCAGCAGGTGGGCGTCTTCGATAAGCACCATGCCGCCCTCGGCCTCTTCCAGCAGTCCCGGGCTGCTGCCGCCGGTAAAGCCCCGGGCGCTGCCGAAAAGCCGCAACCCGGCCGTGGCCGCCTCGGTCTCGTCCCCGGCCTCAAAAATCGCAAACGGCCGCACCGCCCGGGGTGAAAGCTCGTGAATCAACCGGGCCAGCACGGCCCGCCCCGTACCGTCTTCGCCAACCAGCAGCACCGGCGCGTCGGACAAGGCCGCTCGGTCCGCCTCAGACCGCAGGCGGCGCATGACGGCACTCTGGCCGTCGGAAAATATGTGGCGGTAGCGCAAGGACACCTTGGACCGCAAAAAGGTCAATTCCTGAATCAGGCCGCTGCCCTGGACAATGGCCGTGTTTGCCATGTCCGCCATCCGTCCGATCAGCCCGGCCACAAACATCGCGGTGCGCAGTTCCGCCGCCAGGCTCGCCTGGCCGCCCAACAGGCCGTCTGCAAAAAACCAGCCACACCCGGTTTCGCCAATCACCACCGGCGCAGCCAGCATGGCCGCCTCGCTGCGGGCAACGGCCACCTCGCCATCGAGGTCCGCAACCACAGCCGCCTCCCCGCGTCGCAAGACCCGGGCCAACAAGGCCTGGGGGCCGCGCTCCAGGGTAGCCGACAAAATAAGGCTCATATCCGGCGTACCCAGGCTGGCCCGGATGGCCGGCCGGTCGTCGCTGTCAAGCAACACCACGGCCGCATGGCCCAACCCCGGCGCTTCGGACAACACGGCCAAGAGGCCGGCCAGCATGGCGTCCAGACTGCGTCCGGTGTCCTCGGCCAGGGCCAGACAATCCAAGGCCCGGCGAAGGACGGCGAAACTTACGGCATCCATGGCGATTGTTCTCCCTTTGCGTGACGACGCGGCGCTGTTGCAGCTGCAACGCGACATCCCGCAGCATATCCGTCGCGGCCTTTGTTCCAGCTTTGCCGCCGGGAAGTCAATGCTTGGCGGCCGGGGCATGGGTGCAAAGCGTGGAGGGAAGAGAATCGGGCTCTGCCCGAACCCGCCGGGGGGATGATCCCCCCGGACCCCGGCGACGGGTTGGGTCGGGCGGGTGGGAATGGTTGGTGGGCGGGAGCGCGGGGGTGATGGACCAAAGGAATTGGGGAGGGCGGGCCGAGTTTGCTTAGGCGCAGTTCTCGATGCGCTCGGGGGTGTCGTGGTAGGCGTGGAAGGCGGCAAGGCCGTCTTTGCCCATGTAGCGTTCAAGCTGGCGGCGGTCGGCCTTGAGCAGGTCGACGACAATGAGGCCGTCGAGGCAGTCGCTGAAGTCCTTGTCCACGTTGAAGGCCAGCAGCTTGCCGCCGAGTTTGAGGTATTGGCGCAAGAGCACCGGGATGCCTTTGCGGTCGGCTTCGATGTCGTCGATCAGGGCCAGCAGGTCGTCGAGGTCGGCGACCAGGGTTTTGGCCGCCCGGGCCAGCCAGGTCTGGCCGCGAAGCGGGGACTTGGGTTTGACGTGCCGGGCCAGGGCCGGGTGCGAGACATTGCCTTCGAAGTAGCCGGCCATGAGGCGGCGGGAGGCGTGTTTGTATTCGCTGGTGATGCTGACCGGGCCAAACAGGATGCGGTAGCGCGGTTCGCGCACGACCATCTGGGCCAACCCCTTCCAGAGCAGCAGCAGCGGGGCGTAGCTTTTCTGGTATTCCGGCCGCACAAACGAACGGCCCATTTCCAGGGCCGGGTCGATCTGTTTGAAGAAGGCGTTTTTGAGCACGAACAGGGTACTGGTATACAGACCGGCCGGGCCGTTGGCGGCCAGCAATTCGTCAGTGCGGCCGATGCGGTAGGCCCCGGCGATCTCGTGTTTTTCAGTGTTCCACAGGAACAGGTGGCGGTAGAAGGGATCGAAGCTGTCGAGATCGCAGGATTTGCCGGTTCCTTCGCCCACGCGGCGGAAGGTGTATTCGCGCAGCCGGCCGATTTCCCGAAGGGCCAGGGGAATGGCGCCGGCTTTGGCTTCGATGACGGCGAATTCGCCGCTGTGGTGCAGGACCGAGCCGGCCGGCAGGCTGGCGATTTCATCGGCCAGGAGGGTCGGATCCACGGCCGGGATGAGCGCTTCCTGCCGGGTGTGGGATTTGGGCGGCAGAAGCGGCGGCAGCCGGCGGGGCTTGTGTGACCGGTCGCGCAACAGCGCCGTGCGCAGACGCAGATAGCGCATGATGCACTCATCAGGGGCCTTGTCGCGGCCGGCCAGGCGTTCCAGGCGGGCAAAGGGCACGGGGCTGCCGATGCGGGCTTCGACCGTGGCCCCTTGTTTGTTGGCGAATTCCCGGGGCAGCATGAGGGTGCGAAGGACAGGGTGGACAAGGCCCAGGACCTGGAACAGGCGGCTGTTGCGGCCGGCAAAACGGACCGGGACCACGGTGGCTTCGGTCTTGCGCACGAGCCGGGCCACGGTGGCGCTCCACTTCGGATCAGCCACTTCCAGGCGGCCGTTGACCAGTCTGGGGTGGGAGACGGCCCCGGCCGGGAAGATGCCGAGTACGCCGCCGGATTTGAGCACGGTCAGGCAGTCCTTGAGCGGGCGTACGTTGGCGGTGGTGGCCGTCGCGCCGCCAAAGGGATTGACGAACACGAACAGGTCGCGCAGCTCCGGAAGGCGCGAGAGAAGAAAATTGGCCATGATTTTGGCGTCCGGGCGCACGGTCAGGAGCATCTTGGCCAGGACCAGCCCTTCCAGGCAGCCGAAAGGATGATTGGCCACCACCACCACCGGCCCGGTCTTGGGGATGCGGTCGAGTTCCTCGGCATTGGCCCGGATATCCACGTCCATGACCTGAAGCAGGGCGTCGATGAAGCCGGGCGCGTCCAGCCCTTTGGGCAGATCGCGGTAGATGTCGCGCAACCGGCCAAGGGACAGGAGCCGGGACAGGACGGGTTCGGCCAGGGCCAGAGCCCGGTTGAGAGGGCTTCCACTGAAATCTGGAGTCAGAGCGAAGATGTCGCGGTGCTGCATGGCATCCATGGCGTTCTACCTCGTTTGTCGCCTCGGGCGATTGGCCTGTGCTTGGCGGCTCTTGTGTGCTAGCCCGGGTTGGTTACGGCTCTGTTGAGGTTTGGCGCACGGCTGTCGACGATTCCGTGGCGCTTGGTGACAGACGGGCATCCCCAGGAAAGCCGGTCCCTTGACAGGGCGGGCCGGGTGCTTCAAGGCTGTGCAAGGATGTATTGCCGGTTTTCTACCAGGGAGTGACGCCGTGGCTGACAGTCGCCTCTATTCCATTGCCGCTATTGCCAAGATTCTGGATATGCCGGAATCGACGTTGCATTACTGGAAGAACCGGTTTGACGACGTGCTGCCGAGCATGGGCGTCGGACGCAATAAGCGGTTCCGGGCCGAAGCGGTGGACGTGTTTCGAGAGATTGGAGCGATGCTTGGCCAGGGGATGGCGGCTGGCGACGTGCGGGCGGCCTTGTCGCGGCGCTATCCAGTCAATGTGGGCAGCGGGGTGGTCTCGACTGCCGGCCCGGTCGATCTGGCCGGCCAGGGCGGAGCGGCAGGACAGGCCGAGACCATGCTGGCCATGGCGGCGGCCATCGGTTCGGAGATTGCCCGGTCCCTGGCCGAACATCTCGGCCGGGCCGGGGGGCCTGCTGCTGCGGCCTTGCCCCAGGAGACGGCGACGGCCTTGCGGGAAGAGCTGGAACTGGCCCGGGCCGAAGGCGCGGCCCTTTCCGGGAAGGTGCAGGTGCTTGAAGCCGAGCTGATGCGCATTCGCAAGGATCGCCGCGAGCTGGAAAATTATCTGGTGGACAAGATCAACGCCCTGCGCCGGCCCGGCGACGGGGCCTGACGTTTTTTAGTCGGTTGTGGGGTTGGGTGGGCGGCGGCTCGGGCGGATGACGCCGCTTGACAAGTTAGACCGACCGGTCTAGTTCGTCCGCATGAACGAGACGACGCGGGAACGTATCCTTCGCACCGGGGCGGCTATTATCCATCGCCAAGGCTATGCCGCTACCGGCCTCAAAGAGATCCTTGACGCCGCTGGTACGCCCAAGGGATCCTTTTACCACTATTTCCCGAGCAAGGAAGCCTTTGTCCTGGCGGTCATCGAATACGACGAGGCCTGGATTGGGGAAGTGGTGCGTTCGGTGCTGGCCCGGGACGATCTCTCGGCCGTGGGCCGGCTGCAATTCTTTGTCGAGCGTTTTGAGTCCATCCAGGCCGAGGGCGGCTATCGGCTCGGCTGTCCCATTGGCAATCTGGTACAGGAATTGGGCGGGCAGACCGAGGCCTTTGGGCAGCGGCTGGCGGTCAGTCTTGCCGGTTTGAGCGGCTTTTTCGAAAAGCTCGTGCTGGCCGGGCAGGCGACTGGGGAGTTTGACGCATCCCTGGACGCCGCCGATGTGGCCGGCTTTCTGGCCGGAGCCTGGCAGGGGGCGCTTTTGCGAATGAAAGTCGAACGGTCGGGTGAGCCCCTGGCAGCCTTTGCCCGACAGGCTGTACGGGTGTTGCGACCGGC encodes the following:
- a CDS encoding response regulator, which translates into the protein MDKRLRVLVVDDSKVMRGIIRKMLGSDATDVLEACDGRQALELLAAEPVDCIISDWNMPRMKGIDLLRRVRGDGALADMPFVMVTAEAMAANLAEADAAKVSSYLTKPFTTDDLWNTLRRVLPDRLPD
- a CDS encoding 4Fe-4S binding protein; protein product: MSYRPTPKALVRLPQWFFFVATLAVGVQFVRFCLAVAAGSADAASRPAGVEGFLPISALLGLRRLLAAGSFDPVHPAGLWILLAAIVMAVLFRKAFCGHICPVGFLAVRLGRLGQRLKLARSVGPRQNALLGLPKYLLLAFFLFTTFFGMDLAGVDAFLRSSYNITADARLLLFFASPSAKALLILAGLAGLGLVFRGSFCRWLCPYGALLGLLAKVGPTALARDAAACTGCGRCRTVCPMDIPIDASPRPMTCTACASCVVACPRRESAVRFVFAGLPVPWWTTAAGACGVFALAYAVAHALGLWNATLPQAMLARLYAMALGG
- a CDS encoding amino acid kinase family protein codes for the protein MGKLIKEQEEGGRLHIESPLMGESLVSRALLASQGQREVFRMHPDVNVLKIGGQSIMDRGAKALLPILDELLKAKEQHKIILMTGGGTRARHIYNIGLELGMPTGVLSKLGDKVASQNAEILSVLLAKHGGVRIGHGDHLEQLTMFCQLGYLPITPGIPPYGFFEHPAEEGMIPPHRTDSGAFLLAENIGAKSLIYLKDEKGLYSDDPKKAKDHEKLEFYGRISVSELAALNLDDLIVERPVLRFLKHSKCIKQFQVIDALRHPEHILAALNGEHVGTIVYKDE
- a CDS encoding helix-turn-helix transcriptional regulator, translating into MSEKIGGGKQERYMQPSILMALLDGQSHGYELLQHIGEYGFLKGDAPPGMIYRHLRQMEDEGLVASEWDATGSGPAKRVYAVTDAGREVLDAWVGYMERQARGLLAFVERYRQRA
- a CDS encoding sigma 54-interacting transcriptional regulator; this translates as MDAVSFAVLRRALDCLALAEDTGRSLDAMLAGLLAVLSEAPGLGHAAVVLLDSDDRPAIRASLGTPDMSLILSATLERGPQALLARVLRRGEAAVVADLDGEVAVARSEAAMLAAPVVIGETGCGWFFADGLLGGQASLAAELRTAMFVAGLIGRMADMANTAIVQGSGLIQELTFLRSKVSLRYRHIFSDGQSAVMRRLRSEADRAALSDAPVLLVGEDGTGRAVLARLIHELSPRAVRPFAIFEAGDETEAATAGLRLFGSARGFTGGSSPGLLEEAEGGMVLIEDAHLLHPETAKRLAGYLSTGTFSRLGGGRLRRATTRLAFQIPAGGLSPELAAATPPQIIRLPSLRERREDIPALLDHLLALEAARSGRRMTLTSKALRALETYDWPGNIREMELMTTRLAMTAPEDRIDIADIPPEVLTEGERPPVLPEDAAELRDMERQQVLSALERHGWVQSRAARELGLTLRQIGYRIRKYGLARDDDDAPAA
- a CDS encoding lysophospholipid acyltransferase family protein, which translates into the protein MDAMQHRDIFALTPDFSGSPLNRALALAEPVLSRLLSLGRLRDIYRDLPKGLDAPGFIDALLQVMDVDIRANAEELDRIPKTGPVVVVANHPFGCLEGLVLAKMLLTVRPDAKIMANFLLSRLPELRDLFVFVNPFGGATATTANVRPLKDCLTVLKSGGVLGIFPAGAVSHPRLVNGRLEVADPKWSATVARLVRKTEATVVPVRFAGRNSRLFQVLGLVHPVLRTLMLPREFANKQGATVEARIGSPVPFARLERLAGRDKAPDECIMRYLRLRTALLRDRSHKPRRLPPLLPPKSHTRQEALIPAVDPTLLADEIASLPAGSVLHHSGEFAVIEAKAGAIPLALREIGRLREYTFRRVGEGTGKSCDLDSFDPFYRHLFLWNTEKHEIAGAYRIGRTDELLAANGPAGLYTSTLFVLKNAFFKQIDPALEMGRSFVRPEYQKSYAPLLLLWKGLAQMVVREPRYRILFGPVSITSEYKHASRRLMAGYFEGNVSHPALARHVKPKSPLRGQTWLARAAKTLVADLDDLLALIDDIEADRKGIPVLLRQYLKLGGKLLAFNVDKDFSDCLDGLIVVDLLKADRRQLERYMGKDGLAAFHAYHDTPERIENCA
- a CDS encoding MerR family transcriptional regulator, with translation MADSRLYSIAAIAKILDMPESTLHYWKNRFDDVLPSMGVGRNKRFRAEAVDVFREIGAMLGQGMAAGDVRAALSRRYPVNVGSGVVSTAGPVDLAGQGGAAGQAETMLAMAAAIGSEIARSLAEHLGRAGGPAAAALPQETATALREELELARAEGAALSGKVQVLEAELMRIRKDRRELENYLVDKINALRRPGDGA
- a CDS encoding TetR/AcrR family transcriptional regulator gives rise to the protein MNETTRERILRTGAAIIHRQGYAATGLKEILDAAGTPKGSFYHYFPSKEAFVLAVIEYDEAWIGEVVRSVLARDDLSAVGRLQFFVERFESIQAEGGYRLGCPIGNLVQELGGQTEAFGQRLAVSLAGLSGFFEKLVLAGQATGEFDASLDAADVAGFLAGAWQGALLRMKVERSGEPLAAFARQAVRVLRPA